The DNA sequence GAAATTCTTCAACACCTCTACCAAAGAGGCGTCAAGGAAGTGCTTCTTGGCGTCTTCGATGGCCTTCCGGGGCTGGAGGAAGCCTTTAAGTCGGTGTATCCGAAAGCCGATGTGCAGCGCTGTGTCGTGCACAAAGTCCGCAACACCCTCAGCCGTGTTCGGAAAAAAGACCAATTCGAAGTGGCCGAGGATCTCAAGCTGATTTATCGCGCGCCGAATAAGGAGATGGCGTTACAAATGTTTCAACAGTTTGAGTCGAAATGGTCCAGCAAATATCCAAGAGAAGTTCAATCTTGGGCCAATGAGTTGGATGTCCTCCTTACATTTATGGATTATCCAAGCAGTATTCGAAGTGTGATTTACACGACGAATGTCATCGAACGAACGATCAAAGAGATTCGGAAACGTCTAAAGCCGATGAACAGTTTGAGCAGTTTAGAAGCCGCGGAAAAAGTCGTGTATTTAACCATTCAAGATTTTAATGAGAAATGGGCAGGGCGAAAGTTAAGAGGATTTGCCGAAGCGCAGGAAGCCCTCGAGCGAATGTTTGAAGAACGTTATCATTAACCAAATGCTGTAAATAAACAAAATAGGGGGATTCTCCCTTTCCACACAGGAGACTGAATATTCAGTCTCCTGTGTGGAGAAAATCAGTCCCCTATCAATTCAAATCCATTTCAGAGAAACCCTACCCCATTTACATTACACAAAATTCTTGACGGTACCGATCCCTATGCAAGAGCACTTTCATTTTACTACAGATCAAGCAAAGATTCAAAAGCAATATGCCGCCATTTTCGTTTTTGTTTCTGCTCAACTTTCATGCATTCAGGTGCATCTTCATCGTCGAAATCGCCATTTGGTCAAGCAAGAGGACGCTGTCATCATCGCCATTCATCTTTTAGGAAAGCTGCTCGGTTTTACTTCTAAACGGGCGTGGCATCGTTTTGTCACGGGAAATTTGTTCACAAACGGCTCGTTTCTCGAACGTTCCCGGTATAACCGCCGCTGCCGGGCGCTTGGCTTCGCTATCAAATGGATCGCCGTCGTGAGCAAAACGCGGCCAACATCATGCCTATGCCGTCGTGGACAGCTTGCCGCTCCCATTGTGCCATACGGCAAGAATGCATCGCGTCAAACGGTTTCAAGAGATCGCCGACATCGGGTATTGCGCTTCCAAAAAGCAATGGTACTACGGGTTGAAGCTGCACCTTCAAGTGACCGATCAAGGGCTGCCAATGGGGTATGTGGTGACGGAAGCATCTTGCCACGATCGAATCGCAGCCGAAAGCGTGATGACCCAAATTCCCCACCCGTATAACTTCGGGGACAAAGGATTCATTAGCCGTGACTTGCAAAAAAGGCTGTACGAAGAATACCAAATGGCGCTTTGGACTCCGTCTCGAAAAAACCAGAAACATCGTGCGTCTGAGACATGGGAGCAGTGGATCCAACAAAAACGCAAAGTGATCGAGACGGTGTTCTCGGTTCTGGTTGACCACTATCGCATCACGGGGATCCGAGCCAATTCGATTATCGGATTTGAAGTGGCACTAGACGGTATATTGTTAGCTTATTCCCTGGTTACACTTGGGCTAGTTGAGCGCTAAAGCTCAACTAGCACCACGGGTGTATAAATGTTTATCGTACATGCTGATCCCCCTTGCTTTTTTACCCTCATCATAACGGAAAACGTGAAAAAATGGCAAGAAAAGCCTCCGACAACTAACAGCGGCCGGAGGTTTTTTGCTCGACATACTCGCTCACAAGCGCTTCAATTTGCTGTTCATCGGGCTTTTCGCCGCAAAATGCAAACTCAATTTCCTCAATCAATTCACCGTCGCGATAAACGTGCAGCGCCCCTTTTTGCAGCAAGACGCTGTATTCGATCTCAAATATATAGCCCTCATGTTCAATCGCGCCCATTGTGGTTCACCTGCCTACGTTTAATGTCCCACAGGCGCGGCTCTCTATGTATGAATAAGAAGCTCATCCTATAGACGCAGGACGATTGTCCTTTTATAATTATAATGGACGTGGTTCGACAAAAAGAGGAAACAGAGGGGAGAAATAGAGAGTGTTCCGGACATTGCGCAGCAAATTGATCGTCTTGATGGCTTTATTGTTAGTGATTTCATTGGCAGCAACACAACTCGTTGGGGTTGTGCAAATGCGGAAGATGGTGGATGCTGACGTGAAACAGCGGGCGCAGACGGCGCTTGACGGACTGCTCGGCGATATTCGCGACAGTTTTCAAAGTGAGGAGAATAGCTTAGTGCAATTCAGTGAATCGCCGTTGGCTTTGCAAATGGTTCAAGATGAAAAAATGTGGCTGCAGCTTGAGAAACAGTTCCGCACGTTTTTGCGCCTGCATGAGAATGTGCAATTCATCTATATTGGCACCGAGCAGAAGAAAATGTATATATCGCCGATGACAGAGCTCCCGGACGGATACGATCCGACGAGCCGCCCGTGGTATAAAGCGGCGATGAAGCGGCCGGATGAAGTGGTGTGGACCGAACCGTACGTCGATGCGATTACCGGCAAGCACGTTGTGACGTTGGCCAAAGCGGTGAGCGAAAACGGCCGCATTGCTGCGGTCATCGGCATCGATATGACGCTCGATGCGGTGACAAGAATCGTCAATGCGAGCGACGTCGGCTATAACGGCTATCCGGTGCTGTTTGACGCGAAGGGGACGGCGGTCGTCCACCCACAATACAAGGGGAAAAACATGGCGAAAAACGCGACGGTCCGCTACATGCTCGAGCATGAAAAAGGAATGCACGAATATGAGCAAGACGGCGAACGGCGGGTGATTTACTTCACTACGATTCCAGAGCTTGGCTGGAAAGTCGGCGCTGTCTATAGAGAAAGCAATTTATCCGCGATGAGCCGCTCGCTCGGAGCAACCATGCTTGTCATTACGGTGATTGCGTTTATCGTCGCTTTGGTCGTCGTTTATTTCTTAGCGCGCTCAATCACCAAGCCGATTGTGGCGCTGCAAGAGCAAGTCGAAAAGGCGGCGGGCGGCGACTTGACGGTGCACGCGCGCATCACTGCCAAAGATGAGATTGGCCGCCTCGCCCGCCATTTTAACGAGATGATCGATCATATGCGCGCGCTGATCGGCGAAGTGAACCGATCGGTCAACGAGCTGGCCGCCTCGGCTGATCATTTAAGCGCCGTCTCAGAGGAAACGATGGCGACAAGCGAACAAGTGGCCAAAGCGATCAGCGAAATCGCCAAAGGAACGACCGATCAAGCAGGAAGCCTTGATACGATCAATGAGCGGACAACAGCGCTGTCGCAGCAAATCGAAGCGGTTGCGAATGCGACGGCTGGCATGGAGTCGCTGTCCGATGAAACGAAAACCGCGAGCTACGACGGCTTGGAGCATTTAAACATTTTGCAGAAAAAATCGGAGGAAGCGAAAAATGAACTCGAGTCTGTAGAAAATGTCATTAGCGACCTTGTGAAAAAGATGGATGAAATTGACGGTGTCATTCAAACGATCACGGCCATTTCCGGACAGACGAATTTGCTGGCGTTAAACGCCAGCATCGAGGCGGCGCGGGCTGGCGAGCATGGGAAAGGGTTTGCCGTTGTCGCTGATGAAGTGCGCAAGCTGGCCGAACAATCCGCGAAAGCGACGGAGATGATCCGCGCGACGATCGCCGCCATCCAGCAGCAAGCCGGGCTGGTGATGGAGGCGGTCCGCCGCTCCAAGCAGGCGTACAACGAACAGCGGGAAGCGGTGCACACGACCGGCGATTCATTTGTCAAAATCACTGGCATGATGGAGCAAGTGGCTGATGCGCTTGCTGGGATTATGGAGGAAGCAAAGCGGATGAACGCGAGCAAAGACGATGTCGTCGGAGCGATGCAAAACATCGCCGCCATCGCCCAACAAGCAGCGGCAGCGGCGGAAGAAGTGGCTGCTTCGGCTGATGATCAGTTGCAGGCGCTTTCGACGGTGACCGAATCGGCGGAGGCGTTAAGCGAAATGAGCCGGCAGTTGAAACAACTGGTTGAGAAGTTTAAGATTTCATAAAAAATAGAAGGTGTCCTAGCGGCAACGGGGCGCCTTTTTTATCATCTCTAGCCGAGAAGGCTCCCATTTCCGCGTGCGTAAGTGGGGGATGAAGCATCAAGGATGTTCCCTAACGCCGCCCAAAAAAAGAAGGATTTCGCTTGCTGTCTTCGTAAGACAACGGAACCGTGGGACACACGAGGATGGCTTGGCTGGCAAGCCTGTCGTGGAGCGGTTGTTCCAAAGAATCTCCCACCGCTAAACGTTTGCGCAGGCAAGAGGCGTTCAATCATTTTCGAATAGGAGACTTTCACTTTCGCTTTGTACAGGGTGCAGTCCAAAATAAGCGGGAGATGAATGTCGGTCGGCGTTTACTTAAAATCATGAATGTCCCGCCGTCGTGCAGTCACGATCTTTTTTTTGTATTCATACAATAGTGAAATTTTTTCAGCTTCTTCGTCGATTTTAGTGGGCGATAGTGCTAAAATAAACATTGAAAACGTTTATACTTTTATTTTGCTGTACGTTTGGGGATGCTGGCAGCGAAATGAGGACTTTCATGCATAGCTGTTTCCAGCCCGAACGATGCGAAAACAAGGTGGAGGTTTTTTCAAGATGGCAAAACAGACGAACTACGCTCAACCGTGGAGCCAGTTTTACGGGCCGAACCTCGGTTATGTCATCGACATGTATGAACAGTACCTCGATGACCCTAACAGCATCGACCTGGAACTGAAACAATTGTTCGAACAGTGGGGGGCGCCGGTTTTGGAAGAACCGGTTTCTTCTGCGGATGACGAGGCGGCCAAAACGCATCAAACGTTCCGGCTGCCGGAGACGCCGACGATTTTCAGCAAGCTTGTCGCTGCCGTCAAGCTGGCGGACAGCATTCGCCATTACGGCCATCTGGCTGCTGATACGAATCCGCTTGTCAAAAAGGAGAAAGAGCTGCGCCGCTTGGAGCTTGACGAATACGATTTAACGGAAGAGGATTTAAAGCGCATTCCGGTCGCGTTTCTTTGTCCCCACGCTCCGGCGCATGTCAAAAACGGCTGGGACGCCATCTTGCATTTGCGCAAAATTTACACGGACAAAATCGCGTTTGAATTCTCGCAAGTACATAATCTAGAAGAAAGGAACTGGCTCATCCAGCAAATTGAGTCCGGAGCGTACTATCCGAGCCTGGCGAACAAAGAGCGGGTTGCTTTGTTGCGCCGCCTGACGGAAGTGGAAGGGTTTGAAAAGTTCATCCACCGGACGTATGTCGGGCAAAAACGGTTTTCGATCGAAGGGCTTGATTCCATGGTGCCGCTTTTGGATGAGCTCGTCCGCCAAGCGATCGAACATGAAATCGACGCCGTCAACATCGGCATGGCGCACCGCGGCCGGCTGAATGTGCTTGCCCATGTGCTCGGCAAGCCGTACGAAATGATTTTCGCCGAGTTT is a window from the Geobacillus stearothermophilus ATCC 12980 genome containing:
- a CDS encoding YbxH family protein encodes the protein MGAIEHEGYIFEIEYSVLLQKGALHVYRDGELIEEIEFAFCGEKPDEQQIEALVSEYVEQKTSGRC
- a CDS encoding methyl-accepting chemotaxis protein, with protein sequence MFRTLRSKLIVLMALLLVISLAATQLVGVVQMRKMVDADVKQRAQTALDGLLGDIRDSFQSEENSLVQFSESPLALQMVQDEKMWLQLEKQFRTFLRLHENVQFIYIGTEQKKMYISPMTELPDGYDPTSRPWYKAAMKRPDEVVWTEPYVDAITGKHVVTLAKAVSENGRIAAVIGIDMTLDAVTRIVNASDVGYNGYPVLFDAKGTAVVHPQYKGKNMAKNATVRYMLEHEKGMHEYEQDGERRVIYFTTIPELGWKVGAVYRESNLSAMSRSLGATMLVITVIAFIVALVVVYFLARSITKPIVALQEQVEKAAGGDLTVHARITAKDEIGRLARHFNEMIDHMRALIGEVNRSVNELAASADHLSAVSEETMATSEQVAKAISEIAKGTTDQAGSLDTINERTTALSQQIEAVANATAGMESLSDETKTASYDGLEHLNILQKKSEEAKNELESVENVISDLVKKMDEIDGVIQTITAISGQTNLLALNASIEAARAGEHGKGFAVVADEVRKLAEQSAKATEMIRATIAAIQQQAGLVMEAVRRSKQAYNEQREAVHTTGDSFVKITGMMEQVADALAGIMEEAKRMNASKDDVVGAMQNIAAIAQQAAAAAEEVAASADDQLQALSTVTESAEALSEMSRQLKQLVEKFKIS